The nucleotide sequence TCAAGCGTTTACCTTCATCAGAGCCTCTGACATATTTGAACAAGTCTTGAATCTTACCTTCAAACTCTTTGATACGTTCTGCCTTGAGTTCTTCCTGCTCATTGCGAGCTTCGATAACTGCCAAAATATCAAATTGGTAAACTGTATCTCCTGGTGGTTTACCTTTTGCAATTTTAGTTTCTCGCTTTTTCTTAGGTTCAGTTTCTTGAGGCTCAACTTCAACGATGCCGATTTGGTTGTCAAAGTAGACTTCAATGGGGTCTTTGACATCATCGGTGCGATGCAGTTGGTTATAGAGTCGGTTGAACAGTCGTAGGAAGGCGAGAAAGCTAGGTTCTTTATATTTGTCATCGAGGGTGATCACATACTCGATGCGGTTAAAGATGGTGAAGTATTGCGCTGCTTTGGCTTTGGCATCAGCCGTATGCTCAGGGTTGGCTGAGATATGCTTCTCAATGCTACTTTCTAAATCCAGATATCTTTCTGGATCGTTACATTTGGCTTCGTCATTAAAGATTTGCAGGAATAGGTCAAAAAACTGGTTGTAAATCGCAGTTTTTTTAAGTTCTGAAAAGAGGAAGTCTAACACCTGCCGATCGCTAAACGGGTCAGAATCACTCACCACCACATCAGAGAAATGCTCGAAGGCATCGGTGATGTTTTGAACGTTGACGTTGTTATAGGAGAAGTCAACGATCTTACAGTCGTTTTTGTATTTGGCGGTACGGTCAACCCTGGAAATGGCTTGAATGGCAGCAATGCCCCTAATTTCTTTATCGAGGAATAGGGTGTGTAATCGCCGCTCATCAAATCCGGTTTGCAGTTTGGCAACGACGATGATTAAGCCGTTTTTTCTGAGGGCAAAGTTTTCTAAGACTTTTTCTTCGCTGAGTCCATCATTTAACCCGGTAGCGCTTTGCTGGTCTTGACTGCTGGAATACACCACATAGATGGGGGCATCCGCATACTTCTCATATTTGCGTTGTTGGGTGATGGTCTGAAAGTGACGTTTAACGACCTGAGCATATAGTCGAGCGGCTTTGATGGAGTACACCGCTAGCATGGCTTTGCCTGTGCCCCTGATTTGTCGATAGACATCTTTGACGAGCAAATCAGCGATGTATTTGGCGATCGCGTCTATCCGTTCGGGTTCTTCGTAGATTTGCTTCTTATCCGCGTCTTTATAGTTGGGTTCCTCAAAGCCCTCTAGGTCATTGCTGGGTTTGTCAAACAGCATCTTTAACGCAACGGGAACAATGTTCTTGATGGGGTTGAGGATGAAGCCGTCTTTGATGGCCTCATTCATGGTGTAGGCATCGAAGGGCACCCATAGCTTTTCGCTTTCGGCATAGCCGCTGAATTCTCCGAACCTTGCCAGGGTGTTATCGTCGGGGGTGGCGGTGAAGCCGATGATCAGGTTTTTCTTAGTGCGGATTTGGTTATAAGTGGCGTTGGCATCAAAGGGGGTTTGCAACACATTGAAGATATTGACCATTTCTTCGTGTTGGCTGCCACTGTTGGAGCGGTGAATCTCGTCAATGAGGAAGACAATACGGAGGTCAGCCAGTCTTTGCAGGGTGTCAGCATCGAGGATTTTCCGCACGTCCTGAAACTTTTGCAGGTTGATGATGACTAAGCGCTTATCGGAAGTGAGGGCTTCGAGAAAGGTCTTTTTATCGTGAGCCTCAAGGAACATGGAGTTTTCAATGTTCATGTTCCGCATTTTGGCGTCAATCTGACTGCGGAGTTGCAGACGATCGACCACGATCATGACCTTATCGTAGACATACTCATCATTGCGGCGTAGGTCTTTGAGCTGTAGGGCTGTCCAGCCGATAATGTTGGATTTGCCAAACCCAGCGGCATATTGCAACAACAGGGAATAGACGTTTTTGTTGTTAGCGTATGACCTACGTTTTTCGATGAGTTCGGCGCGTTTAGTGGGGGCAACGTGGGCAAGCTGTTGCTCTAGCTGGTGAATGAAATAATCGTCTTCGGTTTCGTGTTCTAGGAACTCGTCAATTTTTGCCAGGATCTTATCGGTGCCAAATTTTTGTTTGGGACGGGGGCAAATGAGTTGCCCTTTTTCGTCTTTGAGTTCTTTGCGACCGTTGATGGTTTGAACTTCCCGCTCAATGAAGTTGTAGTAGAGAATTTCTTTCTCCATGAAGCTTTTGCCGTAGTGGAAGGTGAACAGCTCTTTCAGCTTATCTTTTTTGTCGGCATCGGGGTTGAGCAGAGGATAGGGCTTAAAGACTTCAGTGACTTTTTTCTTGAATTCCTCAAGGTCATATTTTCCGGTTTTACAGGTGGCTAGAGCCTCGTCAAAGAATTGATCGATGGTGCGGATAACATAGGTTTCGGCAATATCGGTGGTGGTGATGTGAATTGCCTTCTCAAAAATTTTCAGGAAGTCTCTGCGGTAGCGTTCTTTTTCGGCATCGCTGAGGTGAGGATTTTGGTCAAAGACTTCGTAATATTTTCTGACGGCTTCAAAGTAGTCTTTGGTGACTTTGCCCCGTCCATTTTTCTTGGCGGTCTGGTTGCTAAAGTTGGCTTTGAGTTCGCTATAGCCTAGATAGAGACCGTTGACAAAGAAGGTGAGGTCAGGACGAAAAGAAATAACTTTTTTGTTGTTATAGCTGCATTGATAGGGCAGTTCTTGAATAACGGAAAATATATTTTGCTGAAATAGGTCGCTACCGTGAATCACGCTGTCATCGGTATAGAACAGATGGAGCTTAACGCCTCGCAGAGTAACGGATTTATTGGCATTGATGAACAGTGCCATATTCCGACTGCTGGCGATCCGCTCTTGGATGAGTTCGATCAATTCATCTCGTAGGGCTTTGGCGTCGCCGTTGTATTTCCTCAGCAGGGTTTCGTAGGGCTTTTGGTTGAGGGTGGTGGTAGAAATAAACTCTTGCAGGTCTTCCTCAATGATGAGGGAGTTGGTGACGGTGTTGGGTTTGACTTCTCGGTAGCCTAACTCTGACTTGATGAAGGGAACGAGGAATTTGTCTTGCAGGTGTAGTTCACTCATGGGTTAAGCCACCTTGATTTTACCTGTAACGACATCGTTGATCAGGGTTTTACGGAGTTCTTTCTGTATATCAATCTGGGAATTAATGTTTGCTATTACTCGATCAATATGCGCTGTCTTTTTATCTAAATAATCAGCGATCGTTTTTTGTTCATCAAGCGGTGGCAAGCCAAAACCATGTGTTGACATATATAAACTTGTAATTCTTTTTTGACCCGCAGTGCCCTTCATAAAAGGTTCAGCATTTTTTCTGAATAGGATGTTGTGAAAGAAATAATGCAAATATTTTGGAAATAGTTCTTTGCGAGATCTAAAGACCATAAATTCAGTGCTTCCGAAGCCTATTCCATATCTCAGATCTTTCACTAAAGCTACATTTCCGTTCTCCATACAAGGTGTTATCTTGGCAAAAATTACATCGTCGTTTTTGAATTTTGTATAGCCACTAGAAACACTATCAAGTTCTACAAAACTGTATTCCTTGATTGCCCCAAGGCTTTCATCAACATTACTCATAGGAACGAACTCAATTAAATCTGCACCCTTTAATTGAGATGGCGTTTTTACTGAAACATCTGATATAGTAATATCCTTAATCCGCCTGATTTCCCAATGCTCAGGAATTTCGTCTATCCATTCGATCTCGCTATCTTTCATCGGCACAGACTTATCAAGACCGCGTGTGACGGTTTCGTTGATGAGCGATCGCTTCAATTCCTCATAGCGTTGGGCTTTTTGGGTTAGCAGGTCAATTTTGCGATCTATCTGGACAGTTTTGGTGTCGAGGTAGTGGGCGATCGCTTCTTGTTCTTGTAAAGACGGTAAAACTATCTCTATCTGAAAAAAGTCTTTTGCATACAAACGCAGTCGAGACGAAACAATCCCTTTGGAATTTCTCGTCATTTCCATGACTGCATTAGGAATTCTAAACAGATAGTCAAAGTATCTGCGATTGTACGGAATCCCTTTTTGAGGCATATAGACGTTATAGGAAGGACTGCATATTCCAAGTTCGTTGCTAGTCCCTAAAGCCCCCATCCATGCCCACATGGTATTGATGATGAGATCACCCTCATGGCAGATTTTGTAACCCACCATTGTTTCTGCCATGAACATATTGACATTCTTCTCGCTGCGAGGAGTTACCCCCGTGATGTGAGAAACAGTTAATAATGTTTCCTGTCCAGTATTGCTAACACTTCCCCGCTCTTTGAAAATTTCTTTGTTTCGGACGATAGGCCAATCTGAGGGGATACTGCCCAACCAAGCAAGCCCACTGTCTTTATATTCTTCATAAGTCTGTAGTGTCTCTCTCATAGCGTTAGTCCCTCCTCTAACGTTTTCAGCTCATCATTCAAAGCGTCTATCTCATCTAAAATTTCTTCTACACTTCGCAACTGCTCAGGCTGATAAAACACCTTGTTAAAGTTGATCTCTACCCCCACCACATTTTCCAAATACTCAAACGGCTTCGTGATGTATTTCTCCATAAATGCTGCGATCGCAGCCTGATTCTCATCCGGGTCACGATGATAAGGAATAATCTCATAATCCTTCTGATAATCCGGCGTTAGCTCCACCGTGATCACAATGCTTTCCGGCTTCGTTTTCGTCCTTTTCTTAAACGCCGACTTCACCACAATCTTTCCACAGCCCAACGCTTCCCGCTTGCCCAACACCTCTCTAATCAGCGTTTCTTGGTCAGTGTCAAAGCTGTATTGTGCTTTCTCCGTCGTCACTACCAACGGCTGTTCCTTGTAGTCCAAAGAACTCACAAAGGGCTTAATATCCAGTTCGTGATACACCGCTAAGACTTTCTCGTTATCTATCCCCTCTTCAAGTTCAGGATTGGGAGGACTCAAAATTGTAAATTCCGTTAATGTCCGTTTCCCGTTGTCTAGCTTTACAGGGTTCAGCTTCAGGCTCTTTTTCCCTTCCTTCAGACGACTAGCAAACGTTCTGCCCTGCTCATCCACATTCGTGAGCATGATCGCCTGCTTATTGAAATAGAAAAACTCCTTGTCAAACACCTTGGCATAGTCGTTATCCGCCCACTGCTCCAACGTCGCCACAATCTCTAAGCGGTTGGCTTCATCCACCTCTTTCCGCTTCGAGCCTTTATTTTTCTTCAGGGGCTTAAACTTCTCACTGGCATTAATCAACATCACCCGATCCTTCCGCTTATCGGGTTTCCGCTTATTTAGCACCCACAGATAGGTGTAAATGTTGGTGTTAAAAAACTCATCTGTTGGTAACTGGATCACCGCTTCCACCAAATCGTTATCCAGCATCCATTTACGAATGTTGCTTTCCCCCGATCCTGCATCCCCGCTGAACAGGGTTGAGCCATTGTGAACCACCACCCCCATACCTGTGGCATTCATCTTTGAAATCAGGTGTTGCATAAACAACAACTGCCCATCCCCCACCGAGGGTAAGTGGTGAAACCGTTGAGTCTTATCATTGCGGATGTCTTTCTGAAAGCCCTTCCAGTCCACCCCATAGGGCGGGTTCGCCACCACCACATCAAACTCATCCGCAAAAAACTTGTCATCGGTTAGGGTGTTACCATGCTCGATTTTAGAATCCACCCGAAACCGACTTTCAATCTTGGCTAGGGCGTATAGGGCATCATTCCAGTCTTGCCCAAAGGTCTGAGTCAGGCGGTTCACCTTCTCCTTAATCCGATCTTCCACCCCAAACAGCAGGTTCCCGCCCCCACAGGTACAGTCATAGATTTTCAGCAGGCGGTTAGAGTCCTCAATCTTAGACGCGATAATCTCTGCAATCAGGGCGATTACATCATCCGGCGTGTACTGTTCCCCCGCTGTATCTGCTGAGATATCCGCCCAACGGCGTTTGATGTGTTCTTCTAGGGTGGTGATGTCAGAGTTGTTAAACGTCTTCAGGTTAATGCTGCTCCACGCTTTGACATAGCTAAACAGCACCCGCTTTTTCTTGAGACTGGCAACCACCCCTTTGATGTCGAGAAACTTTTCCCCCTCAAAGGCATCCACCCCCAACAGGTCTTTTGTCTCCCCGTCAAATCCCCTCAAGTAAGCATCAAAGTCCACATCAAAGGATTTATCGTTCTGGCAGATGTCCTTTAGGGTCTGGTGTTTCTCAAAGATGTAGGCGTTGTAGCCTTGCCCCTTGTCCTGAATCAGCTCGATCAGGTCATCCTGCTCAATCTCATCAAGGGTGTCTTCCCCCAGTTCCGCCTTTAGCTCATCAAACATCCGCAGCAAACGGCTCTCAATCATCACCAGGGCAAAGAATGGCATCATGTATTGCGGCCATTCAGACTCTTTGATGCCACACCCCCGCAACAGGTCAGCCGTTGACCAAATCGTTGATTCGTATTGCAGGATGTTTTGCTTAGGGGTGGTGTCAGGCATAAGGGGCGATCTGTCGTCAGGTGGAGAATCTATTTTAGAGATCGCTGTCGGTGTTGAACTACCCGGACAACGAAACACAATCAAGGCGTTTTCACCTAGGCTGCCCAAGTCTTACAGGCAGGTTCCCATCCCTTACCTGATCGCCAATAATTTCCAGCAACTCTTGAAAGGCGCTGGGAGACAATCTCCCCACCAGATACCCCACAAACTCATCACTAATCAGCCATCTTCTGGTCAGCCAAGTCCTGTTTCGACTACTCCAGGCCATGCAAGCGCTGTCTCAGCTCACTATTGCGGTGCATTGCCGTAGTGAGCTTAACCAACTTATCGATATCGGTACAGCCCTCAGCCTCCCTGGAGAGACGTTGCCAAACGCCCTCAAGCCGCTCATGTTCGATTGTATGAATTAGGACAGAGTAATTGGCGGTGTTGGTGCTCCATACCCCTTGCTAGGTAGCTATGGTCATGCCCACCCCATAAGCAAGGGCGATTCAGAAGGCAGACAGGTACTGTGCCACCTAAAAAATGGCGGCAAAATGACGGTGGACTTTTTTGCTGATTAGTACAGCGATCTTAGATCAAGCTCTAAAACGCTTGTCAGAGATGCTTTTCAGGGTATGGACATAACTGGACTCGAACCAGTGACCCCCACGATGTCAACGTGGTGCTCTAACCAACTGAGCTATATGTCCTTGCAGAGAACTAAATTAACGCATGGAATGTAGCCCTGTCAATGTGCTGCCCAAAAAATCCTGAGAGCGTAAGGTGGCAGCACTGCCGTTCGCTCCGCTGAAGCCTTCTGGCAGACCTATTAGGATAAAGAAAGACGCAAGCAGGGACTGGTATGGACTGGCAGGAGGTATCGGGCAACTGGATTTTGGTGCCGCGCAATCCCCGAGGGATTATTCACTTTTTGGGAGGGGCTTTTGTGGCGGCTGCCCCTCACCTCACCTACCGCTGGCTGCTGGAAAACCTGGGGCGAGCCGGTTACGTAATCATTGCGACTCCATTCGTAAACACGTTTGACCACGAAGCCATTGCCAAAGAGGTGTTGCTCACCTTTGACCAAGGGCTGTATTACCTACAGGGCCGGGTCTTGGGGCCGCGATATTTGCCCGTATATGGCTTGGGGCACAGCATGGGCTGTAAGGTGCATCTGCTGATCAACACCTTGTGGCAGGTCGAGCGGGCGGGTAACATTCTGCTGAGCTTCAATAACTACCCAGCCAAGCGGTCGATTCCTTTTCTAGAGCAGTTCATCCAGTTCAACCCAGCCTTTAACGTCGAATTTACCCCGTCGCCAGAGGAAACGCTGGCGCTGGTGGCTGAGCAATACATGATTCGGCGCAACCTGCTGGTCAAGTTCCGCAACGACGACATTGACCAAACTCGGCCCCTGTCGGAAGTGCTGGTGCGGCGCTTCCCCGATCTGACTGCGATACAGATTTTGCCGGGCAGCCATACCACTCCCATCGCCCAAGATATTGCCTGGGAACCGGGCAGCTCTTTTACGCCACTAGATGCCCTGGGCCAGTTCATGAAGCAGGAGCTTTACCGGGACTTGAACCGGCTGAAAGAGGTGATGCTGACCTGGCTAGACCCACTGCCCTAGCTGCAGGGTTGCCAAGTGCCATGAAAGCTAGGAGGGATGACCTGAGGCAACCCTAGCCGACAGACGGGAGGCTGATCTAACCTGTCGCTGTCGTAAATCCAGACTTCGCTGCTGTGGGTGTTGCCGTCGTAGACCACCGTGAGAATCCAACCCTGCTGAGGGTCGGTGGCATCGGATGCATAGATGGGTTCGGCCGGATAGCGATGGGTGCCAGCATCAGCGACAGTCAGGGTGCCGGTGGCTGGGTCGAGGCGTGCGATCGCACCAAATATTTCTCCTTGAC is from Pseudanabaena sp. FACHB-2040 and encodes:
- a CDS encoding restriction endonuclease subunit S, whose amino-acid sequence is MRETLQTYEEYKDSGLAWLGSIPSDWPIVRNKEIFKERGSVSNTGQETLLTVSHITGVTPRSEKNVNMFMAETMVGYKICHEGDLIINTMWAWMGALGTSNELGICSPSYNVYMPQKGIPYNRRYFDYLFRIPNAVMEMTRNSKGIVSSRLRLYAKDFFQIEIVLPSLQEQEAIAHYLDTKTVQIDRKIDLLTQKAQRYEELKRSLINETVTRGLDKSVPMKDSEIEWIDEIPEHWEIRRIKDITISDVSVKTPSQLKGADLIEFVPMSNVDESLGAIKEYSFVELDSVSSGYTKFKNDDVIFAKITPCMENGNVALVKDLRYGIGFGSTEFMVFRSRKELFPKYLHYFFHNILFRKNAEPFMKGTAGQKRITSLYMSTHGFGLPPLDEQKTIADYLDKKTAHIDRVIANINSQIDIQKELRKTLINDVVTGKIKVA
- a CDS encoding DEAD/DEAH box helicase family protein, whose amino-acid sequence is MSELHLQDKFLVPFIKSELGYREVKPNTVTNSLIIEEDLQEFISTTTLNQKPYETLLRKYNGDAKALRDELIELIQERIASSRNMALFINANKSVTLRGVKLHLFYTDDSVIHGSDLFQQNIFSVIQELPYQCSYNNKKVISFRPDLTFFVNGLYLGYSELKANFSNQTAKKNGRGKVTKDYFEAVRKYYEVFDQNPHLSDAEKERYRRDFLKIFEKAIHITTTDIAETYVIRTIDQFFDEALATCKTGKYDLEEFKKKVTEVFKPYPLLNPDADKKDKLKELFTFHYGKSFMEKEILYYNFIEREVQTINGRKELKDEKGQLICPRPKQKFGTDKILAKIDEFLEHETEDDYFIHQLEQQLAHVAPTKRAELIEKRRSYANNKNVYSLLLQYAAGFGKSNIIGWTALQLKDLRRNDEYVYDKVMIVVDRLQLRSQIDAKMRNMNIENSMFLEAHDKKTFLEALTSDKRLVIINLQKFQDVRKILDADTLQRLADLRIVFLIDEIHRSNSGSQHEEMVNIFNVLQTPFDANATYNQIRTKKNLIIGFTATPDDNTLARFGEFSGYAESEKLWVPFDAYTMNEAIKDGFILNPIKNIVPVALKMLFDKPSNDLEGFEEPNYKDADKKQIYEEPERIDAIAKYIADLLVKDVYRQIRGTGKAMLAVYSIKAARLYAQVVKRHFQTITQQRKYEKYADAPIYVVYSSSQDQQSATGLNDGLSEEKVLENFALRKNGLIIVVAKLQTGFDERRLHTLFLDKEIRGIAAIQAISRVDRTAKYKNDCKIVDFSYNNVNVQNITDAFEHFSDVVVSDSDPFSDRQVLDFLFSELKKTAIYNQFFDLFLQIFNDEAKCNDPERYLDLESSIEKHISANPEHTADAKAKAAQYFTIFNRIEYVITLDDKYKEPSFLAFLRLFNRLYNQLHRTDDVKDPIEVYFDNQIGIVEVEPQETEPKKKRETKIAKGKPPGDTVYQFDILAVIEARNEQEELKAERIKEFEGKIQDLFKYVRGSDEGKRLIIKINSDVPEDEIYEDFAKIYRKYKVLNRRTVGEYFFKEMEDLVNKLCDDFEALIRRSYD
- a CDS encoding N-6 DNA methylase, which produces MPDTTPKQNILQYESTIWSTADLLRGCGIKESEWPQYMMPFFALVMIESRLLRMFDELKAELGEDTLDEIEQDDLIELIQDKGQGYNAYIFEKHQTLKDICQNDKSFDVDFDAYLRGFDGETKDLLGVDAFEGEKFLDIKGVVASLKKKRVLFSYVKAWSSINLKTFNNSDITTLEEHIKRRWADISADTAGEQYTPDDVIALIAEIIASKIEDSNRLLKIYDCTCGGGNLLFGVEDRIKEKVNRLTQTFGQDWNDALYALAKIESRFRVDSKIEHGNTLTDDKFFADEFDVVVANPPYGVDWKGFQKDIRNDKTQRFHHLPSVGDGQLLFMQHLISKMNATGMGVVVHNGSTLFSGDAGSGESNIRKWMLDNDLVEAVIQLPTDEFFNTNIYTYLWVLNKRKPDKRKDRVMLINASEKFKPLKKNKGSKRKEVDEANRLEIVATLEQWADNDYAKVFDKEFFYFNKQAIMLTNVDEQGRTFASRLKEGKKSLKLNPVKLDNGKRTLTEFTILSPPNPELEEGIDNEKVLAVYHELDIKPFVSSLDYKEQPLVVTTEKAQYSFDTDQETLIREVLGKREALGCGKIVVKSAFKKRTKTKPESIVITVELTPDYQKDYEIIPYHRDPDENQAAIAAFMEKYITKPFEYLENVVGVEINFNKVFYQPEQLRSVEEILDEIDALNDELKTLEEGLTL
- a CDS encoding DUF1350 family protein, producing the protein MDWQEVSGNWILVPRNPRGIIHFLGGAFVAAAPHLTYRWLLENLGRAGYVIIATPFVNTFDHEAIAKEVLLTFDQGLYYLQGRVLGPRYLPVYGLGHSMGCKVHLLINTLWQVERAGNILLSFNNYPAKRSIPFLEQFIQFNPAFNVEFTPSPEETLALVAEQYMIRRNLLVKFRNDDIDQTRPLSEVLVRRFPDLTAIQILPGSHTTPIAQDIAWEPGSSFTPLDALGQFMKQELYRDLNRLKEVMLTWLDPLP